From Corvus cornix cornix isolate S_Up_H32 chromosome 1A, ASM73873v5, whole genome shotgun sequence, a single genomic window includes:
- the SVOPL gene encoding putative transporter SVOPL, whose product MATAPKEAENAIGLEEIHTEGKEPPKGQKTFTVEEAVETIGFGRFHIMLFLIMGSTGMVFFGYMVFSIVLGLLADRYGRWKILLLSFLWAAYFSLLTSFAPSYIWFVFLRAMVGGGVSGHAQGLIIKTEFLPTKYRGYMLPLSQVFWLAGSLLIIGLASVVNPSVGWRWLIRIASIPGILLILVFKFIPESARYNMTTGNTAVALATLQRIARMNGVAMPEGQLREPAKERRGRFKDLIHPKYLRTTLQIWIIWLGIAFAYYGVILASAELLEWDLVCGSVAPPLQDSGDDSEESHSPCHCHFFGPAAYQTMIISTVGEIALNPVNLLSINLLGRRLSLCITMGCTALFFLLLNICTSSAGMVGFLFVLRALVSANFNTIYIYTAEVYPTTVRALGMGTSGSLCRVGAMVAPFISQVLMSASFIGALCLFSSVCIVCAISAVTLPIETKGRALQQVK is encoded by the exons atGGCCACTGCAccaaaagaggcagaaaatgctATTGGCTTGGAGGAAATccacacagagggaaaagaacCACCAAAAG GGCAAAAGACATTTACAGTGGAAGAAGCTGTGGAAACCATTGGGTTTGGCAGGTTCCACATCATGCTTTTCCTCATcatgggcagcactggg ATGGTGTTTTTTGGCTACATGGTGTTCAGCATAGTGCTCGGGCTCCTGGCCGACAGGTACGGCCGCTGGAAG ATCCTTTTGCTCTCCTTCCTCTGGGCAGCCTATTTCTCCCTGCTGACCTCGTTTGCCCCATCCTACATCTGGTTTGTGTTCCTGCGGGCCATGGTAGGAGGTGGCGTGTCAGGCCACGCGCAAGG ACTTATCATAAAAACCGAATTTTTGCCCACCAAATACCGGGGATACATGTTGCCCTTGTCTCAG GTGTTCTGGCTGGCAGGTTCCTTGTTAATCATTGGCCTGGCGTCAGTGGTGAACCCAAGCGTCGGCTGGCGGTGGTTGATCAGAATTGCCTCCATCCCTGGCATTCTTCTCATCCTGGTGTTCAAG ttCATCCCGGAGTCAGCACGGTACAACATGACCACAGGAAACACGGCGGTTGCGCTGGCCACGCTGCAGAGGATAGCCAGGATGAATGGGGTGGCCATGCCAgaggggcagctgagggagcCTGCCAAG GAAAGAAGGGGAAGATTCAAGGACCTCATCCACCCCAAATACCTCAGAACCACTTTGCAGATATGGATCATATG GCTTGGCATAGCTTTCGCTTATTACGGCGTCATCTTGGCCAGTGCTGAGTTGCTGGAGTGGGACCTCGTCTGTGGCTCTGTGGCCCCACCACTGCAGGACTCTGGTGATGACTCTGAGGAgagccacagcccctgccactgccacttTTTTGGGCCTGCTGCCTACCAGACCATGATCATCAGCACCGTCGGGGAGATCGCAC taaatCCTGTGAACCTTCTCAGCATCAATCTCCTCGGAAGACGTCTAAGCCTGTGTATCACCATGGGATGTACAGCTCTATTCTTTCTGCTCCTTAATATCTGCACCTCGAG CGCAGGCATGGTTGGCTTTCTCTTCGTGCTGCGTGCCTTGGTTTCAGCAAACTTCAACACCATCTACATTTACACAGCAGAG GTTTATCCCACCACAGTGCGAGCACTGGGGATGGGGACAAGTGGGTCATTGTGCCGTGTGGGAGCTATGGTGGCCCCATTTATATCACAA GTTCTTATGAGCGCTTCTTTCATCGGGGCCCTGTGTCTCTTCTCCTCTGTGTGCATCGTGTGTGCCATCTCTGCAGTCACACTGCCCATCGAGACCAAGGGCAGGGCCCTGCAG